The genomic window ATGTGAAATGCTGAATGATtccaaaagtagtgaaataaacaTCGACACTGTAAATATTGCTTGTAACATCTTCAATAATAATACACTTGCAAAATTATGCAGCATTCTTAAACATTGGAAAATTAATGATCTCACTGTCTCTGCTTGTCATATATTGAATAGTGAACTATTAAAGATGATTGATACCTTTACAAATGCAATGGCAAATGCCACTATGCAAAACAAAGAAACAAATTTGCTTAATGGAAAATTATCTATTAATTACATAACAGCACAAAATATAATGGTTGCCATTTATGCAGATAAGCAAACCATTAAATGTGGCCATTTTGAACATTTTAATACAAGTGATGACGTGTTTGAAACTCTTCAGTGTTGGCTAAATGATATTGCAAGGGTTACGAATGTTGATTTTACTGTTTACTTTGCAGGTGATAATGCAGTTAACATGCTGTCTGTGCTTTCTTTTAGCTTAAACCATATAAAGCTTCATACAGTCAGGGGTACATACCTGTTGAACATGGCTAAAACATCAACTGATtataagaaattttcatgggaTGAAAAAGTAGCAGATTACTTATCAACAATTGTAAGTCACAGCCTCTCAAACTCATACAAAATAGTGCCTTCTGAAGCATATTCTTTGAAGTTTGGAATTTTTCAGAACCTGAGGCATAATATTTTGCTTCAAATGGAATTAGCTAAAATTACTACTGACACTCCAATAATCAACATCGCTGATAACCCAGAGCTACAAGAGATAAATTTATTCGTTAATAATTTACCAGCAGCAATTACCAATACAATAATCAATGCAATGCTTTTTTGTTCTACTTTGACAAATTTCAGCATCAAAAGCAATGTATTTGATGATGTAGCTACTGATGTTGCAACATTCTTATCTCATAATCCTAACCTTCAAGAAATACAGCTTGGTGAAAATAGTTGGAAAGTGTCTAGTGTTATTAAAATTGCAAAAGCTTTAAAAAACAATTCAGATTTTAAAGTGATTAACCTACGTGAGACTAACAGCATCAGTGGTGAAGCAGCAGACCATATCTCTACTCTATTGTCATCTAATACCAAGCTTCAAATTTTAGATTTATGCAGTGGCAATTTACAAACTTCAGGTGCCATTAAGATTGCTAaagctttacaaaatactacacacCTTATGAACTTTAATATGcaaaacaacaatattaatgatgaagcagcagatgatattgcaactgttttatctcataatactggACTACAAGAGCTACATCTTGGTAAGAATACTTTAAGAACTTCAGGTGCCATCAAGATagcaaaagctttacaaaatactacacatcttacaatatttgatatgcaaaacaacaatattaatgatgaagcagcagatgatattgcaattgTTTTATCTCAAAATACTGGACTACAAGAGCTGTggctaggtggaaataatttccAAACTTCAAGTGCCATAAAGATGGCAAtagctttacaaaatactacacatcTTACAATATTTCATATGAGaaacaacaatattaatgatgaagcagcagatgatattgcaattgTTTTATCTCAAAATACTGGACTACAAGAGCTGTggctaggtggaaataatttccAAACTTCAAGTGCCATAAAGATGGCAAtagctttacaaaatactacacatcTTACAATATTTCATATGAGaaacaacaatattaatgatgaagcagcagatgatattgcaactgttttatctcataatactggACTACAAGAGCTATgtctaggtggaaataatttacaaacttcaggtgctatcaagatagcaaaagctttacaaaatactacacatcttacaatatttgatatgcgatacaacaatattaatgatgaagcagcagatgatattgcaactgttttatcacATAATACTGGACTACAACAGCTGTggctaggtggaaataatttacaaacttcaggtgctatcaacatagcaaaagctttacaaaatactacacatcttacaatatttgatatacaaaacaacaatattactgatgaagcagcagatgatattgcaactgttttatctcataatactggACTACAAGAGCTAGGTCTAGgtagaaataatttacaaacttcaggtgctatcaagatagcaaaagctttacaaaatactaaACGTCTTACAATGTTTGATAtgtcaaacaacaatattaatgatgaagcagcagatgata from Dysidea avara chromosome 2, odDysAvar1.4, whole genome shotgun sequence includes these protein-coding regions:
- the LOC136248002 gene encoding protein NLRC5-like, giving the protein MAKTSTDYKKFSWDEKVADYLSTIVSHSLSNSYKIVPSEAYSLKFGIFQNLRHNILLQMELAKITTDTPIINIADNPELQEINLFVNNLPAAITNTIINAMLFCSTLTNFSIKSNVFDDVATDVATFLSHNPNLQEIQLGENSWKVSSVIKIAKALKNNSDFKVINLRETNSISGEAADHISTLLSSNTKLQILDLCSGNLQTSGAIKIAKALQNTTHLMNFNMQNNNINDEAADDIATVLSHNTGLQELHLGKNTLRTSGAIKIAKALQNTTHLTIFDMQNNNINDEAADDIAIVLSQNTGLQELWLGGNNFQTSSAIKMAIALQNTTHLTIFHMRNNNINDEAADDIAIVLSQNTGLQELWLGGNNFQTSSAIKMAIALQNTTHLTIFHMRNNNINDEAADDIATVLSHNTGLQELCLGGNNLQTSGAIKIAKALQNTTHLTIFDMRYNNINDEAADDIATVLSHNTGLQQLWLGGNNLQTSGAIKIAKALQNTKRLTMFDMSNNNINDEAADDIATVLSHNTGLQELVLGGNNLQTSGNNNINDEAADDIAIVLSHNTGLQQLWLGGNNLQTSGAIKIAKALQNTTHLTIFDMQNNNINDEAAAIVLSHNTGLQQLCNINYEAADDIAAVLSHNTGLQKLWLGGNNLQTSGAIKIAKALQNTKRLTIFDVSNNNINDEAADGIATVLSHNTGLQELGLGGNNLQTSGAIKIAKALQNTTHLAIFHMRNNNINDETADDIAIVLSHNTGLQQLWLGRNNLQTSGAIKIAKALQNTTHLTIFDMQNSNINDEAADDIATVLSLNTGLQKLGLGGNNLQNFSNINDEAADDIATVLSHNTGLQQLWLGENNLQTSGAIKIAKALQNTTHLTIFHMRNNNINDEAADDIATVLSHNTGLQQLWLGGNNLQTSGAIKIAKALQNTTHLTIFDMRNNTINDEAADDIAIVLSQNTGLQQLWLGGNNLQTSGAIKIAKALQNTKRLTIFDMRNNTINDEAADDIAIVLSQNTGLQELWLGGNNLQTSAVAR